The genomic window AAACGATCGATACTTCACGCCTTTCCTACTTTAGCTGGCCGATGAAGGTCGAGCCGCTACCACCCGAACAAACTGCCGGCTTTATCTTCATTGATGCGGACGGCCCGGGGATGTACGGCAGAATCAGCATCAATGCGGACGGCCCGGGGATGAACGGCAGAATCAGCATCGATGCGGACGGCCCGGGGATGTACGGCAGAATCCACATTGATGCGGACAGCCCGGGGATGCTCGGCAGCATCCACATTGATGCGGACGGCCCGGGGATGCTCGGCAGAATCCGCATCTATGCGGACGGCCCGGGGATGTACGGCAGAATCCACATTGATGCGGACGGCCCGGGGATGCACGGCAGCATCCTCATACGCTTGGTTACCGAAGTGGCGAAACGACTGTCGGGCAAAGGCGATGTGCGTTTCAGCTGGTGGACGGGAGAGGTTAAGTATAGACCCTCGCAAACTTCTTTTGATCGCGACAAAGTTGTGAAAACGATTTCCTCCCTCTCACCCGAGGCTCTCCACGCTGTCTGCGAAGCTTTTCCGGAAGCATCACTTCCGTCTCGGTCCGAAAGCACGAGCGATACGATAGCGGAGAAGTTCGTCACTTGGGCAGAATCCACGGCCCCCGGCTTAGAATTTCACATCGTACGCGCTCACCAAGTTGATCCTTTGCAAGGACTGTTGCAAAAAGTAATCCCTAATGTCTCCCGCATTGACGCTGCACTCACTTCGTTTTTCGACGCGAGTGAAGCACCAACGGGGCAAGAATCGACAGCCAAGGAACTACCTAAGCCTCGACCAATCTCCATGTTAGTGGCGGTCGATGATGACAAAGTGCAGCTCGCAGACATCCCAGACTTCAAGACCGTTTCGCGTATCGGACGGATCATTGCGGGTGTCGGCAGTCCGCGCAGTATCTTGGCCCTCGAACACTACTCCGGAGTCATCTCTGTCGAAGCAAGCCCATCCTTCGCCAACCCAGAATGCGTTAATTCGTTCTCCTTCATTAAAGCAGACACGATCCACCAACGCTACAACGAACGGGGGGATGGGGCCATCGTGGCCATTATCGACGTCGGCATTGATGTGCTGCACGAGGCGTTCCGCGACGATCGTGGCCAAACCAGGATTCTTGCAGTGTGGGACCAACGAGACAACACGGGGAGGCCTCCTTCTGGTCAGACTTTCGGCACACTGCACACCCAAAATCAGATCGATGAATATATCAATACAAACACCGTCCCCGGCAATCTAATAATCCGAAATCAATGTCACGGTACGCATGTGGCTAGTATCGCAGCCGGTAGTACGTTTGGCAACAATGCTTTTCCCGGTGGCATGGCTCCGGAAGCAAAACTCGTCATTGTCATTGTTGCGAACCCGCAACCTGGGCAGGACGAGCCAGCAAGCATTGGGTATTCCGTCGCCCACTGCGCTGCGTTGACTTTCATCAGGGACGTTGCGAGAGAAAAGGGTCTGCCCGTGGTCGTTAACGTAAGCCTCGGAGCGCAGGCCGGTGCTCATGACGGAAGGTCGTTGTTGGAACTAGCTTTCGACGAGTTTTCCGGAAATGGGCAGACCCCTGGATTCGCTATCGTCAAGTCTGCGGGGAACGACCGGGCCAGTTGTTTGCACGCTACCGTTCCGGTAAACAGCATGTCTGTTAGCCACTTACAATGGCTCTCCCCGAAAAAATGCTCTCAACGACCGATGGCTCGTCGACAGGATGTTATCGATCTCTGGCTGCCCGCGTTAGCGAAACTCCAGTTTTCGTTGATCGATCCAGCCGGACAATCCTCGCCGTTTGTTTCCTGGTCGAACTCTTATGAGACAGGCACTTTCCCAGGCGGAAACACCTACAGGCTAACATACACGCGCTTCCACAAGGACAACGGGCTGAGTCGGCTCTACATCACCATTGAGCACGGCACGAGCCCGGTCATCCTGGAGGGAACATGGAAACTGCGCTGCGAAGCTCAACATCTTCACGCTTGCATCTACATCGATGCCTGGATCGACCGAACAGATTCTCAACTTGTTTCCTTTCTGAATCATGTGGAGGAGCAGCGGACCCTGAGCATCCCTGGTACAGCAGCGACGGTAATCTCCGTAGGTGCCGTCACGACCACCATTCCAATCGCAAACCCGGCTTTTTCTGCTTATGGCCCAACCCTGGACGGGCGTCACAAGCCTGAAGTCGCCGCGCCAGGTGTCTCGATCCCCGCAGCTAGCAGTCGGTCGGTGTCGGCTATGCACGCCGAGAGCGGGACTAGCATGGCGGCTCCCCATGTAGCAGGGGCGATTGCCTTGTTGTTTTCCCAGCGTGGCAAGGGAAATGGCCAGCAGGTAAATGCTGCCCAAATTCGCAGCGCACTTCAAACGTCTACGATGCACTGCAACGGATCCTGGCACCCAGGCACTGGGTATGGCGTGATGGACACCGAGCAGTTTTTGCAGGCATTCGGCTTGACTTGCCCAGCGAATTCATCCACCGCCACCTCCCCTGCTCAGAATCCTGTATCCACGGGTTCGGAGAGTTAAAGGCCAGCCAAGCATCATGGTGATCGGCGGGGTGAACACCGCGACCCGTCTGTCCGTTCATCGTGGTTGAGATCCGCGATGGCGAAGCCATTCATCCCCTTGCGGATATCTTCTGTTTGATCAGCGTAGTTCATCTGCCAGCGGGCGATGCGGGCCATAATTGTTACTTCGCCTTTGTCCCCTGACTTCGGAAGTGCTTCAACAGGCATCAACTTACCATCACTGTCACCCCAGCCGCGGTAATCGAATGCAAGAAACACATACCCTGCCTTTACGAAGTGAGGGGCCAGCTTTGCAGGCGTGCCCTTACGAGTACCTCCCGTGCCATTACAGAAGATCACTGCAGGTCTTTTATCATCTGTCTTGAATCCAGCCGGAAAATAGATGTTGCCCTGCATTTTGATACCATCACTGAAGTTAGTAATTGCAGTAGGGTTTGCCACTTCGGGATTCGTTAGTGGTTGTTTAGCTTGCGCAAGAATAGCAGGTGCTGCCAGCAGCAATGCCATGCAAATGTAAATTACGAAGAATACATTGCGAGTCATCATCACTCCGGATGTAAGCGCAACGATAGAAATCCCATTCAATTGAGGTAAAATCGAATGGATTGTTGGTTAGTTAGAATGAACAAACTTCTGGAAGATTACCCCAGAACTTCTTTAACGAGGTTCCCTTTCACGTCCGTCAGGCGGAAGTCGCGGCCAGCGTGGCGATAAGTGAGTTTTTCGTGATCGAGGCCCAGCAGGTGCAGGATGGTGGCGTGCCAGTCATGGATGTGAACGCGGTTATCAATCGCTTCGTAGCCATATTCATCCGTCTTGCCCACGGTGGTGCCACCCTTGACGCCCCCACCTGCCATCCAGGTGGTAAACCCTTTGTGGTTGTGGTCGCGGCCATCATCACCCTGTGCATAAGGGGTGCGGCCAAACTCCCCACCCCAGACCACCAGCGTTTCTTCCAGAAGTCCGGTGCGTTTCAAATCGGCCAGTAAGCCCGCAATCGGCAAGTCAGTTGCTGTGGTGGTGCGTTCCAGGCTTTCTTTCAAGGCCCGGTGATGATCCCAGCCACCACTGCGGATTTCCACAAACCGTACCCCCGCCTGCACAAACTTGCGGGCCAGCAGGCACTGTTTGCCAAACGAATCCGTTTCATTGGTGCCAATGCCATACAACGCCTGGGTTTCTCTGGTTTCGTTCGAAAGATCCATCAGTTTTGGCAGGTCGGCCTGCATACGAAACGCCAATTCGTACGATTCGATGGCACCCTCAATCATGGGATTGGGCTGTTCGGTGCGTAATTGCGATTTATTCAGCGATTGAATGAAATCCAACTGTGCCCGTTGTTGATCCGTCGTCTGCTGGGGGTTCTTGATATTGCTGACACTGGCCTGCGAACCACCTGGACGGCCAAATCCACCCCCACCAGGGCGGGCAAAGCGTGCCAGGCCTGTAATGGGCGTGCCTTGGTAGTAGGCGGGCAGGAAGGCCGAAGCGTAGTTGGTTGGCCCACCATTATTGCGTGCAGGATCAATCGTAATGAAGCCAGGCACGTTATCGTTGTCGGTTCCCAGGCCATAGACCGTCCACGCACCCAACGATGGGCGTTTGAACTGAAAACTTCCTGTGTGCATCATCATAAATGCCTGTGGGTGGGCAGGCACATCGGTGTACATGGAATTGATGATGCACATTTCATCGGCATGTTTTGCCAGATTCGGGTACAGTTCGCTGATGGCTAAGCCCGACTGCCCATGTTTCTGAAACTTCCAGGGTGATCCCAGCAGTTTGGCAAAAGGCTGACGTGCTTTGGAAAACGTTTTGCCGGTATCGGTGCCCAGGCGTGGTTTGTAATCAAAGGTATCCACGTGGGAAGGTGCCCCATCCATGCACAGAAAGATCACATGCTTCGCCTTGCTGGGGAAGTGTGATTTTTTGGGTGCCAGTGGCCCGGCAGCTTTTTCTGCTGCCATTGTTGCCAAGCCAGAAAACGCCAGATAGCCAAAACCTGCCGAGGTAGTCTGCAATGCCGCCCGGCGAGAGAAGATCGGATTCATATTGAGTTCCTTATATTCGATTTCGTTCGTTAGTTTTGTTCAATTAGTTACGCATGATGAATTCTGCCGCTGCAAACATTGCCTGGGCTAATGCCGGCCAGGCGTTGCCTTCCCGTCCGAAGCCAAAGCGACGTTGCCCGGGAATCTCCTGATAGTTTTTCAGGAAGTTGGTGGCGTTGGCGATTTCCTGTTCTGTCGCTGGTCGACCGAAGAACAGCAGGTAGGCATATTCAATCCGATCTTTGTCTGAACTGTGGGCCTGGGTAATCTTGCGGGCAACCGACTGGGATGCCGCGATCACCGCATCGTTATTCAGCATGTAGAGTGCTTGGGCGGGGACAATTGTTGTTGCTCGTTCGCCATTGACCACGTTGGTATCGGGAAAATCGAACAGAGTGTGGTATTCCGGCAATTGTTCGCGAACCACTGATTCGTATACAGTGCGATTGACGCGTGATGCACCCTGCTGGCCAAAGCGAGGTCCTTTGGCAAACGGTGCACCACCACCAAATTGTGGGCGGACGTTCCCTTCACCTTGCCGCAACAATGGAGAACCTGCAGGTGGGGCAAAATCCAATTGATCGGCGATGTAGTACATCGAATCACGAATTACTTCCGATTCCACCCGCTTGGGAGTCATCCGCCAGTTCAGTTGATTGTCCGGGTCCTTATCAAAGTTTTCTGCGTGGTAGGTGGTTGCCAGTTGGTAGCTGTGGCTCAGCATGATCTGCTTGATTGTTTTTTTGATGCTCCAGCCATTCTTGACAAATTCCCCTGCCATGTAATCGAGCAGTTCCTGGTTTGCCGGGCGTTGTCCCATCGTGCCGTAGTTATCAACTGAAGAGACCAGACCACGCCCAAACAAGTGGGACCAGATCCGGTTCACCATCACCCGTGCGGTGAGTGGGTTTTCTGGCGAAGCGATCCAGTTTGCCAGTTCCATTCGCCCACTATTGCGTCGAATGGTGGGTTGCTTGTCAGTCAGTACCTGTGGAAAGCCACGTGCCACCGATTTACCTGGTTGATTGGGTTCACCGCGCGTGTAGACAACACTGTCGCGTGGGAACGATGAATCCCGCACCCCCATTGCCTGCAGCTTGGGTGTACCATCCGCATTGTACATCGATTTGCGGCCTTCAATCGTCGAAGTCTGAATAAGAATCCGTAGGCGGGTATTCAACGTGTTATTATCACGTGGGTTTGCTTCCAGCAGTTCTTTCCGCAGATCAGCAATCTGCTTTTCCATCTGCTCGTATTCTTTTTTGGTAATTGGTGCCAGGCCCACCGGTTCACCCGATCCACTGGGTAACTGCACCAGACTGGTGGGGCGATTGCTCTGCAGCCCTCGCACTGTGCCATAAAGGGTGGAGGTGCTGCGGAAGATGCCAACCAGGGCATAGTAATCTTCTGTGGGGATCGGATCGAACTTGTGGTCGTGGCATCGGGCACAGGCCACCGTCAGCCCCAGGAATGCCTGGAAGGTGGTGTCGATCTGCTCATCGGCAAGATCAAGCTCGAACTGCAAGCGGTTGCGTTCGTTCAGGTCCTTTGGCCCAATTGCCAGAAATCCTGTTGCAATCAACTGTTCCGCCGCTTGTTGATCGTTCGAAGCAGGCAACAGATCTCCCGCCAGTTGTTCACGAATGAACTGGTCGTAAGGTTTATCTTTGTTAAAAGATTCAATGACATAATCGCGGTAACGCCAGGCAAACGGGTGGGAGATATTCACCGCTTTACCAGTCGATTCGGCAAAGCGTGCCACATCCAGCCAGTGCCGACCCCACCGTTCACCGAACTGGGGGCTTAACAATAGCTCATCGATCACTTTTTCTACGGCGTTGGCAGATTTATCGTTGATAAATGTTTCAATTTCCTTTGGTGTGGGTGGCAAGCCAATCAGATCGATATAGATTCGCCGCAGCAAAGTATAGCGGTCGGCATCGTTTACCGGCGTCATCTGCTTGCTTTCCAACATGTTTAATACGAAGTAATCCAGATCGCTTTTGACCCATTTGGGATTCTTCACTGGTGGTAACTTTCTTGGCTGCACCGGCTGAAAAGACCAGAACTGTTTTCCTTTTTCAATATCAATTTCGGTTGGCTTGCTGGTCACCGCACCATCGCGGGGATCGGCCGCACCATTGCGTACCCAGGTTTCCAGATCGGCAATCTGGGCATCGCTTAATTTTTTCTTGGGTGGCATCTGCATATCGGGATCGGTGTGCCGCACTGCTGTAATCAGCAGGCTACGATTCGCATTACCGGAATAAGTGCGGGGCCAGAATCCCCACCTTTCAATAGACCATCGCGAGTATCTACCCGCAGGCCACCTTTCTGTTTTTCTTCTGCGTGGCAACTGTAACAGTTATCCACCAGGATGGGGCGGATTTTCTTTTCAAAAAAGGCAATCTGCTCTGCTGAGGCGGGCTTCCCCAAATTTGTGGCTGGCTCTGGATCTTTTTTCGGTTCGGGATTATTTTTCTTCGGTGGGGGAAAACCATTAGGGCCCTTCCGCTGTGGCAGGTTCCCCAACGCTTGAAATTCCTCGACATTCAGTTTGCCATCTTTGTCTTTATCGAGAAAGTTGAATATGAAATCACCCGCACGTGGGTTATCCTTCAGCTTCGGCATGTTGTCAATGGCCGACTTGAATTCGTCTTTGTCCAGAAACTTGTCATCATTCTTGTTAGCAGTTTCAAACAAACGCTTTAATATTTCCGGATTCGGCCCTTTTGGCTGTGCGACAAGCGAACTGCCCATGGTCAG from Zavarzinella sp. includes these protein-coding regions:
- a CDS encoding S8 family serine peptidase, whose protein sequence is MPLFEGEQRGFAWVLHVDGVPAVGIAWPIEASETIDTSRLSYFSWPMKVEPLPPEQTAGFIFIDADGPGMYGRISINADGPGMNGRISIDADGPGMYGRIHIDADSPGMLGSIHIDADGPGMLGRIRIYADGPGMYGRIHIDADGPGMHGSILIRLVTEVAKRLSGKGDVRFSWWTGEVKYRPSQTSFDRDKVVKTISSLSPEALHAVCEAFPEASLPSRSESTSDTIAEKFVTWAESTAPGLEFHIVRAHQVDPLQGLLQKVIPNVSRIDAALTSFFDASEAPTGQESTAKELPKPRPISMLVAVDDDKVQLADIPDFKTVSRIGRIIAGVGSPRSILALEHYSGVISVEASPSFANPECVNSFSFIKADTIHQRYNERGDGAIVAIIDVGIDVLHEAFRDDRGQTRILAVWDQRDNTGRPPSGQTFGTLHTQNQIDEYINTNTVPGNLIIRNQCHGTHVASIAAGSTFGNNAFPGGMAPEAKLVIVIVANPQPGQDEPASIGYSVAHCAALTFIRDVAREKGLPVVVNVSLGAQAGAHDGRSLLELAFDEFSGNGQTPGFAIVKSAGNDRASCLHATVPVNSMSVSHLQWLSPKKCSQRPMARRQDVIDLWLPALAKLQFSLIDPAGQSSPFVSWSNSYETGTFPGGNTYRLTYTRFHKDNGLSRLYITIEHGTSPVILEGTWKLRCEAQHLHACIYIDAWIDRTDSQLVSFLNHVEEQRTLSIPGTAATVISVGAVTTTIPIANPAFSAYGPTLDGRHKPEVAAPGVSIPAASSRSVSAMHAESGTSMAAPHVAGAIALLFSQRGKGNGQQVNAAQIRSALQTSTMHCNGSWHPGTGYGVMDTEQFLQAFGLTCPANSSTATSPAQNPVSTGSES
- a CDS encoding CocE/NonD family hydrolase, which translates into the protein MMTRNVFFVIYICMALLLAAPAILAQAKQPLTNPEVANPTAITNFSDGIKMQGNIYFPAGFKTDDKRPAVIFCNGTGGTRKGTPAKLAPHFVKAGYVFLAFDYRGWGDSDGKLMPVEALPKSGDKGEVTIMARIARWQMNYADQTEDIRKGMNGFAIADLNHDERTDGSRCSPRRSP
- a CDS encoding DUF1501 domain-containing protein, which gives rise to MNPIFSRRAALQTTSAGFGYLAFSGLATMAAEKAAGPLAPKKSHFPSKAKHVIFLCMDGAPSHVDTFDYKPRLGTDTGKTFSKARQPFAKLLGSPWKFQKHGQSGLAISELYPNLAKHADEMCIINSMYTDVPAHPQAFMMMHTGSFQFKRPSLGAWTVYGLGTDNDNVPGFITIDPARNNGGPTNYASAFLPAYYQGTPITGLARFARPGGGGFGRPGGSQASVSNIKNPQQTTDQQRAQLDFIQSLNKSQLRTEQPNPMIEGAIESYELAFRMQADLPKLMDLSNETRETQALYGIGTNETDSFGKQCLLARKFVQAGVRFVEIRSGGWDHHRALKESLERTTTATDLPIAGLLADLKRTGLLEETLVVWGGEFGRTPYAQGDDGRDHNHKGFTTWMAGGGVKGGTTVGKTDEYGYEAIDNRVHIHDWHATILHLLGLDHEKLTYRHAGRDFRLTDVKGNLVKEVLG
- a CDS encoding DUF1549 and DUF1553 domain-containing protein; its protein translation is MRHTDPDMQMPPKKKLSDAQIADLETWVRNGAADPRDGAVTSKPTEIDIEKGKQFWSFQPVQPRKLPPVKNPKWVKSDLDYFVLNMLESKQMTPVNDADRYTLLRRIYIDLIGLPPTPKEIETFINDKSANAVEKVIDELLLSPQFGERWGRHWLDVARFAESTGKAVNISHPFAWRYRDYVIESFNKDKPYDQFIREQLAGDLLPASNDQQAAEQLIATGFLAIGPKDLNERNRLQFELDLADEQIDTTFQAFLGLTVACARCHDHKFDPIPTEDYYALVGIFRSTSTLYGTVRGLQSNRPTSLVQLPSGSGEPVGLAPITKKEYEQMEKQIADLRKELLEANPRDNNTLNTRLRILIQTSTIEGRKSMYNADGTPKLQAMGVRDSSFPRDSVVYTRGEPNQPGKSVARGFPQVLTDKQPTIRRNSGRMELANWIASPENPLTARVMVNRIWSHLFGRGLVSSVDNYGTMGQRPANQELLDYMAGEFVKNGWSIKKTIKQIMLSHSYQLATTYHAENFDKDPDNQLNWRMTPKRVESEVIRDSMYYIADQLDFAPPAGSPLLRQGEGNVRPQFGGGAPFAKGPRFGQQGASRVNRTVYESVVREQLPEYHTLFDFPDTNVVNGERATTIVPAQALYMLNNDAVIAASQSVARKITQAHSSDKDRIEYAYLLFFGRPATEQEIANATNFLKNYQEIPGQRRFGFGREGNAWPALAQAMFAAAEFIMRN
- a CDS encoding c-type cytochrome domain-containing protein is translated as MNHFYQMKSGIFIAALAACLTMGSSLVAQPKGPNPEILKRLFETANKNDDKFLDKDEFKSAIDNMPKLKDNPRAGDFIFNFLDKDKDGKLNVEEFQALGNLPQRKGPNGFPPPKKNNPEPKKDPEPATNLGKPASAEQIAFFEKKIRPILVDNCYSCHAEEKQKGGLRVDTRDGLLKGGDSGPALIPVMRIVAC